CAAATTTGACAGCAAAGGCTTCTTCTTGAGATTGGAGACTTTGATATTGGGCGTATCCAGCTTTAATTTCAGCTTCTTGGTGTAATATTTTTTCTAAATCTGATAGCTGAGAGCCAATAGCTGATTGTTCTTGTTGGAGGCGATCGCAATCTTGGGTAAGATTTTGGTATTGTTGCTTTACAAAATTGAGTTGTTGTTCCCAATTTGTGCGCTGGTGCTGGACAACTTGCAAACTTTGTAATTGAATATTATCAAAAGCTTGCACCTGTTGCAATTGATTGAGTTCGGCTTCTAACTCCACTCTTTGGGCTTGGGTTGTCTCGCGTTGTTGCAGCTGAATTTTCAGCGACTCTAAAGAGCGCTCTAACTCTAAAGCTCGTGCTTTGAACTGACGAGAAGATTCCTTTGCCCGTTCTTCTAAATCATCATACTGATTTAGTTTCAACAACTCCGCTAAAATTTCTTTGCGTTCCGTCGGGCGTTTGAGCATGAATTCATCGGCACGACCTTGACGTAAGTAAGCAGAATTAATAAAAGTATCATAATCGAGCTTAATGTGTTCTAAAATCAAATCTTGGGTTGCTCTTACCCCTTTGCCAGTGAGTGAGCGAAACCCAGATGGGATTTCTATTTGAAATTCCAGAACACTAGTACCGCCCCGAATTCGAGTCCGAATCACCCGATATTTTTGCTGGTTACTTTGAAAAGTAAAATCAACTCGAACTTCTTTCGCGCCAGAATAGATCACATCATCTTCAGCAGTAGCGCGGCTTTCACCCCAAATAGCCCAAGTGATTGCTTCCAGAAGTGAAGATTTACCCGCACCATTGGAACCACAAATACAAGCCGTATGCAAACCGCCAAAATCTAAACTTGCATCACGGTAACTAAGAAAATTTTTGAGGATAAGTTGTACTGGGATCATTCACCCTATAGCGCCACATCTACTTTTAATAATTAACAGTACAGATGCACTGTTTGTTAGTTTAGCTATCTAAATATCAGGTTTCTAGTCTTGAAGACATCAAATTTACAAAATTTAACAATAGGATGAGTGAATTTTTCTTGTTGCATGAAGAAGTTTTGCTGTCTTCGGAGAAAAATGAAACTCCTGTGGAGGCTTTTCGTTATTTCTTTGTGTTGTCTGAGAGGAAAACATTCATAGAAGAATTGTTATGAGAATTGAGGAAAATTATTTCTGTTTGACAGCATAATATACTCAGTAAAGATAGACCCTATAAACCGATGGATCGCAATTCTCAAGGCTTATCCTTAATGAATTTGGGGATTGCTTACTTATCTCAGGGGCAGTACCGACAGGCGATTGAGTTATTCCAGCAGTCTTTGGAAATATCTAGGGGAATAGGCGATCGCAATTCTGAAGGCAAATCCTTAGCTAATTTGGGTAATGCTTACAACTCTTTGGGGCAGTACCAACGGGCGATTGAGTTCTTGCAGCAGTATTTAGATATAGCTAGGGAAATAGGCGATCGCAATTCTGAAGCGAGCGCCTGGTTTAATTTAGGTTTGGCACTAGAAAAAGTCAATCGCGAATCAGACGCGCTGGGTGCTTATCGCAACGCCCGCGAACTTTGTCAGGCAATGGGACTTGATGCTAATGTGCAAGATTGCAACAACGCAATTGAGCGTCTTTCTCAACCAAAAACGCCTGTAGTTTCTCGCCGTGGGTTTTGGGCGTGGTTGCGTCGGTTGTGGCGCTGGGTTCGTGCTTGGTTTCGGCGGTAAAATAACGTGTAGGAATAGTGATGAACATAAATTTAAGAGCTATGTTACAAAATACCTATCAACTCCCCTTGACATTTGAGCAAATTCTTACTTTAGTTAAACAACTTTCTGATTCCGAAAAATTGTTACTTAGTAAAGAACTAGAAAAAGAAACCTTGAATAAAAAGTTAACGCAGTTACTAGAAGTATTTCAAACTAATGAATTATCTCTAGAGGAAATTACAGAGGAAGTAGAAATCGTCCGTTCTCAGATTTATGCCAGAAAACAAAGTAGCCAAGATAATCATTGATACTAATCTTTGGATTAGCTTTTTGATTGGCAAGGAATTGAAAGAATTAAAAAATCTTTTGGTTGAGCAAACGATTCAATTAATAATTTCTGAGGAAATTTTACAAGAAATTACTGTAGTTACTCAACGTCCTAAGAGGTTGTTTGAAAAGTAGTTAGGTGTGATTTTAGGCACTCGTTGATCCCC
This genomic interval from Nostoc sp. KVJ3 contains the following:
- a CDS encoding tetratricopeptide repeat protein, encoding MDRNSQGLSLMNLGIAYLSQGQYRQAIELFQQSLEISRGIGDRNSEGKSLANLGNAYNSLGQYQRAIEFLQQYLDIAREIGDRNSEASAWFNLGLALEKVNRESDALGAYRNARELCQAMGLDANVQDCNNAIERLSQPKTPVVSRRGFWAWLRRLWRWVRAWFRR
- the vap15 gene encoding type II toxin-antitoxin system VapB15 family antitoxin, with amino-acid sequence MNINLRAMLQNTYQLPLTFEQILTLVKQLSDSEKLLLSKELEKETLNKKLTQLLEVFQTNELSLEEITEEVEIVRSQIYARKQSSQDNH
- a CDS encoding putative toxin-antitoxin system toxin component, PIN family; the protein is MPENKVAKIIIDTNLWISFLIGKELKELKNLLVEQTIQLIISEEILQEITVVTQRPKRLFEK